In Nomia melanderi isolate GNS246 chromosome 5, iyNomMela1, whole genome shotgun sequence, a single genomic region encodes these proteins:
- the crm gene encoding cramped chromatin regulator isoform X3: MEDKNTFFKALNEYGKDFDALQSYFLCQGKKKGLPDIMIKNKEQIRHFYYRTWLKISKHLKFSEDLKKTSQELYGLINYGELRRKLPRIHEKVHLKLNELVYWGSTQVRLRGKTMRIKTPICRALRKLNQLEDWQEEIKLPSRITIELRPRNNMAWWQVQASSMNPRVRTLLPIQRRLSSLLIFLQQRWRPAKYNTSSNIENTITNEMKDTRLLRVAPIEGCKITLPMVNLGEYLTSNSVSLNSYENRLGLKSSRLDLLGSVQDLKGVGKKGIKRTKVDKKSVNQSEDNCMLPDSNSDVDLIESGSSVSEKASIINVAEKSSTEQQPTEPNRFPGRETIERIRKGWNVEEANTITVGDLFLMFGRESKITLEYWWDWHPREQHTGESPSCTLQDESLCLTLQKLLSIAKHSYGNSKVYDNTSGSNETVISSRMLSTKESTFRRPLIPQTYHKIGTPDAFKTQLDKFKTRFCKRGRTVRQKSLVVQRVLPIISASSNTPEDITTNSQETSKPNDAPLSNNEQQNDKQPSIHISVTPEKIFLDELEVARDSKPTNSIITSATQILKEGEHQWLNSEVADFSLSSFLGQLESPMKISQRSHNSDHVEDTRPSSDVVSHMQCLMGENSVDYMAKFANLASQMASDDSKK; this comes from the exons ATGGAAGACAAGAATACCTTTTTCAAAGCTTTAAACGAATATGGGAAAGACTTTGATGCTCTTCAGAGTTATTTCTTGTGTCAAGGGAAGAAGAAGGGTTTGCCGGATATcatgataaaaaataaagaacagaTTAGGCACTTTTATTATAGAACATGGctgaaaatttcgaaacacTTGAAATTTTCGGAAG atctGAAGAAAACTTCCCAAGAGTTGTATGGTTTAATTAATTACGGCGAGCTTAGAAGGAAATTACCTAGGATACATGAGAAAGTACATTTGAAACTAAATGAACTAGTCTACTGGGGCTCAACACAAGTTAGACTTAGGGGAAAAACTATGAGAATTAAGACTCCTATATGTAGAgcattaagaaaattgaatcaGTTGGAAG aTTGGCAAGAAGAAATCAAACTGCCATCTCGAATAACAATTGAATTAAGACCCCGTAATAATATGGCATGGTGGCAAGTACAAGCATCATCCATGAATCCAAGAGTAAGAACTTTGTTACCTATACAAAGACGGTTGTccagtttattaatatttttgcaacAAAGATGGAGGCCTGCAAAATACAACACA TCCTCTAACATAGAGAATACTAtcacaaatgaaatgaaagatacCAGGTTGTTACGAGTAGCACCAATAGAGGGTTGCAAAATTACTTTACCAATGGTAAATCTTGGCGAATACCTCACCAGTAACAGTGTCAGCTTAAATTCTTATGAAAACCGTCTGGGACTAAAAAGTTCTAGATTGGATTTATTAGGATCTGTACAAGATTTAAAAGGTGTCGGAAAGAAAGGAATCAAGAGGACCAAAGTAGACAAAAAGTCTGTGAATCAATCAGAAGACAATTGTATGCTCCCAGATAGCAACAGTGACGTAGATCTGATAGAATCCGGCAGCAGTGTTTCAGAAAAAGCGTCGATAATTAATGTTGCAGAAAAATCGTCTACAGAACAACAGCCAACTGAACCGAATAGATTCCCAGGAAGGGAAACCATTGAAAGAATACGAAAGGGATGGAATGTTGAGGAAGCAAACACTATCACTGTAGGAGACCTCTTTTTGATG TTCGGTCGTGAATCAAAAATTACTCTGGAATACTGGTGGGATTGGCATCCACGAGAACAGCACACCGGAGAGTCTCCATCTTGTACTCTGCAAGATGAGAGTCTATGTCTGACTTTGCAAAAATTGTTATCAATAGCGAAGCACAGTTATGGGAATAGCAAA GTATACGATAACACTTCTGGAAGCAACGAAACCGTAATTTCATCTCGCATGCTTTCAACAAAGGAATCAACCTTCAGAAGACCTCTCATTCCGCAAACCTACCATAAAATTGGTACACCCGATGCATTTAAAACACAGCTGGAT AAGTTCAAGACGCGCTTCTGTAAAAGGGGAAGAACCGTAAGGCAAAAGAGTCTCGTCGTGCAAAGGGTATTACCGATAATATCTGCGTCGAGTAACACGCCAGAAGACATAACGACAAATTCCCAAGAGACTAGCAAACCAAATGATGCACCTTTAAGTAACAACGAGCAACAAAACGATAAACAGCCGTCCATACATATCAGCGTGACACCGGAGAAAATCTTTTTGGATGAACTCGAAGTGGCGAGGGACTCGAAACCGACGAATTCGATTATAACCAGTGCTACGCAAATTCTTAAGGAAGGGGAGCACCAATGGTTGAACAGCGAG GTGGCAGATTTTTCCTTAAGTAGTTTCTTAGGGCAGCTCGAATCCCCCATGAAAATTTCACAGCGGAGCCACAACAGCGACCACGTAGAAGATACTCGTCCATCGTCAGAC GTTGTCTCGCATATGCAGTGTCTAATGGGCGAGAACAGCGTGGATTACATGGCGAAATTTGCGAACCTCGCGTCGCAGATGGCGTCGGACGACAGTaaaaaataa
- the crm gene encoding cramped chromatin regulator isoform X2: protein MESNAKNDECESPGTSSGTKKEENAPQSVQNCSDAKVVIDTKNTQVRVVRGTKKMKLDISDNNNPEKKDTKDEEINADVKVRALKRSCELWSMEDKNTFFKALNEYGKDFDALQSYFLCQGKKKGLPDIMIKNKEQIRHFYYRTWLKISKHLKFSEDLKKTSQELYGLINYGELRRKLPRIHEKVHLKLNELVYWGSTQVRLRGKTMRIKTPICRALRKLNQLEDWQEEIKLPSRITIELRPRNNMAWWQVQASSMNPRVRTLLPIQRRLSSLLIFLQQRWRPAKYNTSSNIENTITNEMKDTRLLRVAPIEGCKITLPMVNLGEYLTSNSVSLNSYENRLGLKSSRLDLLGSVQDLKGVGKKGIKRTKVDKKSVNQSEDNCMLPDSNSDVDLIESGSSVSEKASIINVAEKSSTEQQPTEPNRFPGRETIERIRKGWNVEEANTITVGDLFLMFGRESKITLEYWWDWHPREQHTGESPSCTLQDESLCLTLQKLLSIAKHSYGNSKVYDNTSGSNETVISSRMLSTKESTFRRPLIPQTYHKIGTPDAFKTQLDKFKTRFCKRGRTVRQKSLVVQRVLPIISASSNTPEDITTNSQETSKPNDAPLSNNEQQNDKQPSIHISVTPEKIFLDELEVARDSKPTNSIITSATQILKEGEHQWLNSEVADFSLSSFLGQLESPMKISQRSHNSDHVEDTRPSSDVVSHMQCLMGENSVDYMAKFANLASQMASDDSKK, encoded by the exons ATGGAGAGCAATGCGAAAAACGATGAGTGCGAGAGTCCGGGAACCAGCTCGGGGACCAAGAAGGAGGAAAACGCGCCCCAGAGTGTACAGAATTGTTCTGATGCTAAGGTGGTCATAGACACCAAGAACACTCAAGTTCGTGTTGTCAGGGGCACTAAAAAAATGAAGCTGGACATTAGCGACAATAATAATCCAGAGAAGAAAG ATACCAAGGATGAGGAAATTAATGCAGATGTTAAAGTAAGAGCCTTGAAGAGATCTTGCGAATTATGGTCCATGGAAGACAAGAATACCTTTTTCAAAGCTTTAAACGAATATGGGAAAGACTTTGATGCTCTTCAGAGTTATTTCTTGTGTCAAGGGAAGAAGAAGGGTTTGCCGGATATcatgataaaaaataaagaacagaTTAGGCACTTTTATTATAGAACATGGctgaaaatttcgaaacacTTGAAATTTTCGGAAG atctGAAGAAAACTTCCCAAGAGTTGTATGGTTTAATTAATTACGGCGAGCTTAGAAGGAAATTACCTAGGATACATGAGAAAGTACATTTGAAACTAAATGAACTAGTCTACTGGGGCTCAACACAAGTTAGACTTAGGGGAAAAACTATGAGAATTAAGACTCCTATATGTAGAgcattaagaaaattgaatcaGTTGGAAG aTTGGCAAGAAGAAATCAAACTGCCATCTCGAATAACAATTGAATTAAGACCCCGTAATAATATGGCATGGTGGCAAGTACAAGCATCATCCATGAATCCAAGAGTAAGAACTTTGTTACCTATACAAAGACGGTTGTccagtttattaatatttttgcaacAAAGATGGAGGCCTGCAAAATACAACACA TCCTCTAACATAGAGAATACTAtcacaaatgaaatgaaagatacCAGGTTGTTACGAGTAGCACCAATAGAGGGTTGCAAAATTACTTTACCAATGGTAAATCTTGGCGAATACCTCACCAGTAACAGTGTCAGCTTAAATTCTTATGAAAACCGTCTGGGACTAAAAAGTTCTAGATTGGATTTATTAGGATCTGTACAAGATTTAAAAGGTGTCGGAAAGAAAGGAATCAAGAGGACCAAAGTAGACAAAAAGTCTGTGAATCAATCAGAAGACAATTGTATGCTCCCAGATAGCAACAGTGACGTAGATCTGATAGAATCCGGCAGCAGTGTTTCAGAAAAAGCGTCGATAATTAATGTTGCAGAAAAATCGTCTACAGAACAACAGCCAACTGAACCGAATAGATTCCCAGGAAGGGAAACCATTGAAAGAATACGAAAGGGATGGAATGTTGAGGAAGCAAACACTATCACTGTAGGAGACCTCTTTTTGATG TTCGGTCGTGAATCAAAAATTACTCTGGAATACTGGTGGGATTGGCATCCACGAGAACAGCACACCGGAGAGTCTCCATCTTGTACTCTGCAAGATGAGAGTCTATGTCTGACTTTGCAAAAATTGTTATCAATAGCGAAGCACAGTTATGGGAATAGCAAA GTATACGATAACACTTCTGGAAGCAACGAAACCGTAATTTCATCTCGCATGCTTTCAACAAAGGAATCAACCTTCAGAAGACCTCTCATTCCGCAAACCTACCATAAAATTGGTACACCCGATGCATTTAAAACACAGCTGGAT AAGTTCAAGACGCGCTTCTGTAAAAGGGGAAGAACCGTAAGGCAAAAGAGTCTCGTCGTGCAAAGGGTATTACCGATAATATCTGCGTCGAGTAACACGCCAGAAGACATAACGACAAATTCCCAAGAGACTAGCAAACCAAATGATGCACCTTTAAGTAACAACGAGCAACAAAACGATAAACAGCCGTCCATACATATCAGCGTGACACCGGAGAAAATCTTTTTGGATGAACTCGAAGTGGCGAGGGACTCGAAACCGACGAATTCGATTATAACCAGTGCTACGCAAATTCTTAAGGAAGGGGAGCACCAATGGTTGAACAGCGAG GTGGCAGATTTTTCCTTAAGTAGTTTCTTAGGGCAGCTCGAATCCCCCATGAAAATTTCACAGCGGAGCCACAACAGCGACCACGTAGAAGATACTCGTCCATCGTCAGAC GTTGTCTCGCATATGCAGTGTCTAATGGGCGAGAACAGCGTGGATTACATGGCGAAATTTGCGAACCTCGCGTCGCAGATGGCGTCGGACGACAGTaaaaaataa
- the crm gene encoding cramped chromatin regulator isoform X1, which yields MESNAKNDECESPGTSSGTKKEENAPQSVQNCSDAKVVIDTKNTQVRVVRGTKKMKLDISDNNNPEKKDTKDEEINADVKVRALKRSCELWSMEDKNTFFKALNEYGKDFDALQSYFLCQGKKKGLPDIMIKNKEQIRHFYYRTWLKISKHLKFSEDLKKTSQELYGLINYGELRRKLPRIHEKVHLKLNELVYWGSTQVRLRGKTMRIKTPICRALRKLNQLEDWQEEIKLPSRITIELRPRNNMAWWQVQASSMNPRVRTLLPIQRRLSSLLIFLQQRWRPAKYNTSSNIENTITNEMKDTRLLRVAPIEGCKITLPMVNLGEYLTSNSVSLNSYENRLGLKSSRLDLLGSVQDLKGVGKKGIKRTKVDKKSVNQSEDNCMLPDSNSDVDLIESGSSVSEKASIINVAEKSSTEQQPTEPNRFPGRETIERIRKGWNVEEANTITVGDLFLMFGRESKITLEYWWDWHPREQHTGESPSCTLQDESLCLTLQKLLSIAKHSYGNSKVYDNTSGSNETVISSRMLSTKESTFRRPLIPQTYHKIGTPDAFKTQLDKFKTRFCKRGRTVRQKSLVVQRVLPIISASSNTPEDITTNSQETSKPNDAPLSNNEQQNDKQPSIHISVTPEKIFLDELEVARDSKPTNSIITSATQILKEGEHQWLNSEVADFSLSSFLGQLESPMKISQRSHNSDHVEDTRPSSDVNTINQFISILYQYTFTDRLFYYSFQVVSHMQCLMGENSVDYMAKFANLASQMASDDSKK from the exons ATGGAGAGCAATGCGAAAAACGATGAGTGCGAGAGTCCGGGAACCAGCTCGGGGACCAAGAAGGAGGAAAACGCGCCCCAGAGTGTACAGAATTGTTCTGATGCTAAGGTGGTCATAGACACCAAGAACACTCAAGTTCGTGTTGTCAGGGGCACTAAAAAAATGAAGCTGGACATTAGCGACAATAATAATCCAGAGAAGAAAG ATACCAAGGATGAGGAAATTAATGCAGATGTTAAAGTAAGAGCCTTGAAGAGATCTTGCGAATTATGGTCCATGGAAGACAAGAATACCTTTTTCAAAGCTTTAAACGAATATGGGAAAGACTTTGATGCTCTTCAGAGTTATTTCTTGTGTCAAGGGAAGAAGAAGGGTTTGCCGGATATcatgataaaaaataaagaacagaTTAGGCACTTTTATTATAGAACATGGctgaaaatttcgaaacacTTGAAATTTTCGGAAG atctGAAGAAAACTTCCCAAGAGTTGTATGGTTTAATTAATTACGGCGAGCTTAGAAGGAAATTACCTAGGATACATGAGAAAGTACATTTGAAACTAAATGAACTAGTCTACTGGGGCTCAACACAAGTTAGACTTAGGGGAAAAACTATGAGAATTAAGACTCCTATATGTAGAgcattaagaaaattgaatcaGTTGGAAG aTTGGCAAGAAGAAATCAAACTGCCATCTCGAATAACAATTGAATTAAGACCCCGTAATAATATGGCATGGTGGCAAGTACAAGCATCATCCATGAATCCAAGAGTAAGAACTTTGTTACCTATACAAAGACGGTTGTccagtttattaatatttttgcaacAAAGATGGAGGCCTGCAAAATACAACACA TCCTCTAACATAGAGAATACTAtcacaaatgaaatgaaagatacCAGGTTGTTACGAGTAGCACCAATAGAGGGTTGCAAAATTACTTTACCAATGGTAAATCTTGGCGAATACCTCACCAGTAACAGTGTCAGCTTAAATTCTTATGAAAACCGTCTGGGACTAAAAAGTTCTAGATTGGATTTATTAGGATCTGTACAAGATTTAAAAGGTGTCGGAAAGAAAGGAATCAAGAGGACCAAAGTAGACAAAAAGTCTGTGAATCAATCAGAAGACAATTGTATGCTCCCAGATAGCAACAGTGACGTAGATCTGATAGAATCCGGCAGCAGTGTTTCAGAAAAAGCGTCGATAATTAATGTTGCAGAAAAATCGTCTACAGAACAACAGCCAACTGAACCGAATAGATTCCCAGGAAGGGAAACCATTGAAAGAATACGAAAGGGATGGAATGTTGAGGAAGCAAACACTATCACTGTAGGAGACCTCTTTTTGATG TTCGGTCGTGAATCAAAAATTACTCTGGAATACTGGTGGGATTGGCATCCACGAGAACAGCACACCGGAGAGTCTCCATCTTGTACTCTGCAAGATGAGAGTCTATGTCTGACTTTGCAAAAATTGTTATCAATAGCGAAGCACAGTTATGGGAATAGCAAA GTATACGATAACACTTCTGGAAGCAACGAAACCGTAATTTCATCTCGCATGCTTTCAACAAAGGAATCAACCTTCAGAAGACCTCTCATTCCGCAAACCTACCATAAAATTGGTACACCCGATGCATTTAAAACACAGCTGGAT AAGTTCAAGACGCGCTTCTGTAAAAGGGGAAGAACCGTAAGGCAAAAGAGTCTCGTCGTGCAAAGGGTATTACCGATAATATCTGCGTCGAGTAACACGCCAGAAGACATAACGACAAATTCCCAAGAGACTAGCAAACCAAATGATGCACCTTTAAGTAACAACGAGCAACAAAACGATAAACAGCCGTCCATACATATCAGCGTGACACCGGAGAAAATCTTTTTGGATGAACTCGAAGTGGCGAGGGACTCGAAACCGACGAATTCGATTATAACCAGTGCTACGCAAATTCTTAAGGAAGGGGAGCACCAATGGTTGAACAGCGAG GTGGCAGATTTTTCCTTAAGTAGTTTCTTAGGGCAGCTCGAATCCCCCATGAAAATTTCACAGCGGAGCCACAACAGCGACCACGTAGAAGATACTCGTCCATCGTCAGACGTAAATaccataaatcaatttatttcaattctctATCAATACACATTCACAGATCGCTTGTTCTATTACTCATTTCAGGTTGTCTCGCATATGCAGTGTCTAATGGGCGAGAACAGCGTGGATTACATGGCGAAATTTGCGAACCTCGCGTCGCAGATGGCGTCGGACGACAGTaaaaaataa